A region of the Osmia bicornis bicornis chromosome 1, iOsmBic2.1, whole genome shotgun sequence genome:
CTCCGGGAGATTTCCATCTCGGATAGATGAGAAACCATCGACGCGTTCGCTGTAAATAGACATCCGATTCGAGCAGAAATCTGGAATTTCAAAGACTCGACGTGGAATTCTCAGCTCGCGGTCTTGAAATGCATTCAGCGACTTCAATCTCCGCTGTATGAACGAAGCCCACTCaccttccttccttttcccttcccttttcgACGTGATTACTGTTAGGTCGCTGTTATGACATTTTCACTACGCAACTGAAAGACTATGCGAGAACCTGCCACCAAGTCAATCGCCATGATCGAATCGAAAATTTAAGTCGATCCTTGGTGCAACTGGACCAAACTATAGAGTagaatatagaaaaaaaattgaaaggggggttttaattttaattccaccagtgtacatacatacatttgtaattaaattcaatttgaaCGCTGGTACGAAACCACAAATATTCCAGTAATTCAGTCGGTGGTTACAGGGTGTCGTACATTTTTATGGGACACGATATCTagagaaaagagaaggagGACAGCTATTTAGCGGcacaatttcatttcaaatgtATACGATTGTACGTGGCCGACGGATTTGGATCGTAGAACTATCGGTTAATGGTATTGCGTAACGTTTACCGATAGGTGACTCGATAAAAATGGGTTGTATCATCGACGGTGGGAACGGTTTGTTGGGTTCCCTTGAGATCGTGAGGCTAGTTGCTATCTCCTACGCTTATTTTCCTCTTTTACAATTGTATCCCCTTCTCTAAAATGTAATGTCTACGCGATGAATGGAGTCAATAGAATCTACCGCCAATTGCcgacctaacctaacctcGCCATTGTTTCGTACAGTACTTATGGCGTTCGATagtttgtttctttttaaagtttcaattttttaatagaacATATAATAAGGAATTcagtttatttttttctcaattttataCAGAATCTAGGGCACTTTTTATGATTGCAATAACGCGATCCTTAGCGGTTTATGAAACTTTGTTGCATCTGATAGGGGCAGGTAACAATGCCTTCTCCGTTATGCGGATTCCCAGGCCTGACTAATCCTTGTGGCATAGTGAAAGCATTCAATCTGGACGAAAACGTTCGTCGGCCAAACCTTTCCACGTTCGGATTTCGAATATTAATTGCGATCGCGCCGCTTTTACCGTGCTTTAATTGCAGACAAACCGGAAAGACCGGGATTCGAAGCTGGatatttttcgtttaatgcTCCAACAATCTACCAGCTGGTTTATCGACAACTTCCTCTTGCTCGAGTTTAACATTTCACCGCGTAAACTTACTTGCTGATTATACACGTGCTCGACATGGGAACTGGATAGGTGAACTAGAgttagatcaaattattaaagtCATAGTATGAAAAATGAGTTTTTCGTGTTTGCGTAGAAatagagccacaattttaagatttttacATTGcgtaatttttaatcaataattccCCGCTattaatatagaaaaaaatacttataaaaataaacaagcACATTATTTAGTTAgttatataaacgttcaatcaattgacatttattaataataaatatttccacaaatttttgATGGGCTTGAGGTCTGAAGAATTTCTAGACCAGTCAAAAAGTTTCACTTTTTTCAACTGTGTATCATAATTTTACAACTGTCAATGcatcataaaaaaataacaaaaacttCGTTTAACTCAGGTTTCATTTAGATTGCCGGACAAATAGATCCGTCAAAATAGGTATAGCAGATATGGATTTTTGGGACTAAGGAGTGGGAGgggaatatttcataattctattaaaaaccaacatatgttttaaaagaaattatttaagtttttttatatatatatatagcaaTAAAATCGTAAATGAGTGAAATTTACTCGCTCCGGCAATGTAGtgttataaattaatgaaacttatgaaaaatcatcaatttatgcgagtggctctaataatttcatcACCCACTGTAGGTTGAACAGGGTGGCGTTGGTTAAATTGACCTGAAAATCTTTTCACTTCAACATATGCtggtaaatattaaatttattagaaatattcgaaaaaattcgaaaaattacATCCTTCCCGTTATGATGCATTATGCACGTGACCTTTAAACATACATTACTACTATAGATGCTGGTACCATATCGAAGGAttgataaattttacaaataacaCCGTTAAGCCCGTATATACGAGCTTCTATTTAACACCTGCCCGTATAAATACGGAACGTTCTCGTCCGTAACGAAGCATCGAATTAAATAAGTTTCTCTTGAAGCAAATTCAGAATTTCACATTCCTCCGCGCATAACTATGCAAAAACCAGTTGTTTTCATGGTTTCTCACGCATCTCCGAGGAGagtgaaaaaaaagttaaagGTTCATGAAGTTTCTGAAcgaagaaataatatttcttttggaTCTAATTTATGGAATATTCCGAAGCTTTTAAAGCACTCGGATGTATTCATTTCTCAATTTATATGATAAATCGATACCTGATTAATCGAAGTCGATATCTTCGTAATTGAACGGTTTATTTTCATGGCTAatctaattaataaattatggACGTTTATGAGAACGAGTTATAGATTGGTAAACTgaacatacagggtgttccattaaaatattttctaaaatattaattttttcaaaattaaaatatgagGGTTTCTTAGATGGTATTAGGGTgcaattaaccctttaattaccagaaaattaattctaatttttacTATTTAAAATTGCATCCATTATTCGAGGTCAGTTgctctttaaccctttgaaccGATTTGCCAGGGCACGCGACGCGATGCTGGTCCCAGTAAAAGCGTTTGTCAaagaggaatatttatcgGCCCATTGTGTCCGCGGGATCTCACCATCGAAGTTCGATAGGTGGAAGGCACGCGAAAGGAATTCTCAACATGTCTGGCGAGCGAATTAGGCTCATTGGAATTTCACTTTGGTTACAAGCTGGCTTTCGTGCCGCCAAGTATGGTCCCCATGACCCGGTAGCCGGATACGATACGCGACGTGCCAGTATCGGCTGCCTCCTTCATTAAGTTATTAAACCTTGCGCTTAGCGAACCATTGTAACATCATTGAGTCATTAGGATACAACAAAATCACGTTCAACGTAGTTCTTTGctcttattaaaaaaagaaacatgaCTCTATAGATTTGTTCAAGATGGAATATTAATTGTATGTTGCAGATAAAAGGCGAACGTTGATCTGGCCACGATGCCGTACTACAACAGTGGGCACAGTCCCTCCACTTACAATAAAGGTAAATTCGGAGCATTTGAAATTGAGGCGAGgatggaaattgaaaaattcgcTTTGGGATTCTTTAAATCCCTTCGACTCTCTGGAATAATTAACACTATTTGAAATTTGAGGCGAGgatggaaattgaaaaattcgcTATGGGATTCTTTAAATCCCTTCGACCCTCCGGAATACTTAACACTATTTGAAATTTGAGGCGAAgatggaaattgaaaaattcgcTATGGGATTCTTTAAATCCCTTGGACTCTCCAAAATAATTAACACTATTTGAAATTTGAGGCGAGgatggaaattgaaaaattcgcTATGGGATTCTTTAAATCCCTTCGACCCTCCAAAATAATTAACACTATTTGAAATTTGAGGCGAGgatggaaattgaaaaaatcgCTTTGGGATTCTTTAAATCCCAATAATTAACACTAGATTGCTGGAGCGAATTAATTTGACTCATTTATGATTTTATTgctgtattaaataatttttttaatagaattatgaaatgCATATACAAATACTAATTCCCTTCTTTCCTACTCCTTAGTTCCAAAAATCCATATGTGCTATACCTATTTTCTATAGCGTTAACTAGATTCATGGTAAACTAACGTGTTTAGATGGAGGATCCAGTGGTCCATCCAGCACATCCGGCGGACGAGTCAGTAGCTCCGAGCCGACTTACATGATGGAGCATTTGGCCACGTTCACGGTCACGAAAGAAACCGGTATTGTTTATCCAGCGGACGGTATGCGACGACTTTTGCAGCTGGAAAAGAGTAACGGCATCTGGAGTCAAAAGATGCAGCTCCGTCTGGAACGGAACTGGGTGCTGATCATGGACAATGAGACCGGGGTAAAGATTCATAGGAATGCTTCTACGAGAACAGATATAATGTACAAAGTGCCTCTGAAAAACGGCAACGTCTTATCAGCATTCGACATGAATAGTTAATCCGATAACAAGTTTGCACAAGTGACTTACATATCTCTGGTACCATATTTGCAATAGCAATGATACTAGTTTCTACGATagagaatttcaatttacGCTTCTGttagttaattattattttaataattagggTACACCTGTTGGCCCGATTTTCATCCGAGGACCATCGATGGTCATCGAGTGAATGGtacaaatattaacaatattaatcGAATATAGGACGTTTCAGAGGCAGCTTGTATAACCGTGTACCGTAGAATGATAAACCACGAAGTGGAACATTTGTGAAATTACATTACGTCGAGGATTCGAGGCAATTTCACTTAATGCATCGTTGGTAAATTCGTATGCAGGCCGTCATGGAGCGATTCCCAGCCTCGTTGATACAGGAACCGACCGCGTTCACGTCGAGGGACCCGATGGAGATGTATAACAACATTCTCGTCTTCACAGTGGCGGATGACAGCGGTTCCGGTCAACGAGCAGAAATGCATATATTCCAGTGTCAAAGCGTCTCGGCCCAGGACCTGGTGGAGGATTTGAAGATGTTGCAAATGGGTAAACTGGTACCAGGTGGGTCGCCGAGAGGTCCCAGGGGTCGTATACCACCGCCTCCGACTCTACCGCCACCGGAACCACCCTTGAACGGTGTCAACGTCCGGGAACAGGTGTCCGCCTTTAACGCTAATAATGGTACATCCTTCTCTCGTTTATTATTTCTTGTATTGAATATTTCATGAAAGTCTGCGTACTGGTAAAAGTGGGCTAATCGAATGCATTTTTATAGCCGACGGTCAGAACGATATATCCAGGGAGGAGAACAACGACGAGGTATCATCGACGTCCTCCGAGAAGTACGAACGAGACGTGACGATTCTGAACCATTGCTTCGACGATATCGAGAAATTTATCGCCCGTCTCCAACACGCGGCGGCCGCTTCCAAAGAGCTCGAACGTCGAAGAAGGAACAGGAAGTCGAAGAAGAGGAACCTAGGCGACGGTATGCTGACAATGAGAGCGAAACCACCGCCCGAGATGGAATTCATCGACATATTCCAGAAGTTCAAGCTCTCGTTCAACCTGCTTGCCAAGCTGAAGGCCCACATTCACGATCCGAACGCGCCCGAGCTCGTACACTTTCTCTTCACGCCGCTCGCGTTGATCGTGGACGCGTCCCACGACACCAATTACGATCCGAATCTACCGAGCAAAGTTGTCTCCCCGTTGTTGACCAGAGAGGCTGTCAATTTATTGATCAATTGCGTGACCAGCAAAGAGACTGAACTCTGGCACTCGTTGGGCGATACCTGGTTGATACCGAGAGATCAATGGAAAGGTCACGTGCCACCGTATCATCCTATCTTCATGGACGGTTGGTCGCCCGAGTATCCGATCCCGGAGGACAGGGATCACGATCACTTAGCTTCGCTCTTGAACGCCGATAAACAGAAGAGGGACGAGCTTCCTGAACAGCAGAACGATCCTTATTATAATCATAGGGAGGTCGACGAATCCCACTACAGCAGCGACTACTTGGAGTACGAGAGCAGAGAAGAGCGCGGAGGGAACGAGTACTTCGAGAGGAATTACGGGCCTAGCTCCGAGTTGTACAGAGAGGAGAGAGTGGTCGAGCAGACGAGAGCTCACAGCGATATATCCGTCGATTCGATCGAGAGAACACCGAGAGCCGGCGGTATGGAACGGGCACAGGAGGCCTGGCTGGACGACCTGCTCACCCGACACGCCAAGATCGTACAAGTCACTTATCCGCGAACGGCGAACAACGACAAGGAGCTGACCGTCGTAAGAGGCGAATACCTCGAGATACTAGACGATAGCAGGAAATGGTGGAAGGCGAGGAATTCCAGAGGGCAAGTCGCGCACGTGCCTCACACAATCGTCACGCCTCACAATCCTTCTCATTCGAACGACAACGATGTTTTTAACAATCCGTTGTACACGAGCCGATACCCGAGGCAGGGGCACGGCTATAATTACGAGGTGAGACCCGGTCGATCATGTATgctcgaagaaaataattgtacagGGAAAATGGCTGTAAAGGATGATGCTCGAAGAAAGAGCAATAGCGAAACTGTGTCACCGCTTGTAATTGTTGAAGTCATTAGAGAATCGCTTTCTAAATATCTAGTCGTTTCTTAATGGGAAAAAGTTTGTATTTGCGATGGAATATTGGAATTTTCTTGTTTGCTATTCTTTTGAATATCGATGGAAAATGTTGACCGAATTGCTTTCCAAATATGCATTGCtcgtgaaattattattatagaaTAACTAGATATATTTTACAGTGtaatctttttatattttaggaTTCAGAAATCGAAAGAACCAGCACTAGTCCAGGACCGGAAGCCACCCACCGAACGCACGCGATTCCACCTCCAGCGCCGGCAGATTGGGTGAGAAAAGAGAGACTCGGGAAAAAAGGTGAATTCCGATACTTTTAAGCTATATAACGGCTCCTAGCCGTGCATAGTTTTGTCAGAAACGAAGTTGATACATAGTCCCTATTGAGAAATTCAACAGCCTACACTTTAGACCGCCCAAGAAGATTAAAGGCTTTTACGAATCTTGCAATTGAAATTGTTCGAGGTATACATTCGAAAGCGTTCTGATAGTTTTCACCGTGGGACAAAGTATGTCAACGTTGACCATTAATCATCGATAATTAAACGAGCACATTAACGCGATGGCGTCTACGTTAAGTCTGAAATCATTTTGTACACGCCGCACGTTTTATCTAATCGAATCATTCAACGATTTATaatctcttttattttatttcttcaatgaCAATACCGTATTTTTCtatttgtatatatataaatatatgaagAAGGTATATGCGAGTTAATATCTAGGTCGAATCGTCAGCATCGTTATCGCAATAGGAAGAATATTATATCCGTTTTCGAGCACGTGATTTTCAAGTTCTTCGACCTGTATCCAAAAGCTTTTCTAATTTATAATCGCATATAAACGAGCCTGTGCTTCAATCCATGGATACATTTagaagaattttgaaaatttttaaacttgaTAACAATCTAATGAATCAGTAGAATCTTGTTTCTTCCTTTCTGTTACAGCTTAAAAGGTTTATTAGCGATAAGAACTTTATCTGATACAAGTTTGTGATCAAAAATAGAATTGCAGTCAAGGTAAATGAGGAGAGAATGCTGTTTTACCATTAACAACGTGTTCGAAAACGATCCACTGAATCTTCATTGGTATTTCACCAACGAATTACTTTGTttagtttctttctttttatttaatgatatatatgtataatcaATGGATATCATTAGTCCCGTCAAGAGTGTTCGAGTACTTCTTATAGCGACCATAAGGGCGAtaccatatttttttatatttatcgACTAACCAAATCttagtatatatatatacatatgtatactttAACAATATAGAAAACGATATGTATAGTTTTATTCATAGAACTGTTGTAAAAGCGTCGAACCGTGGGCTGGTTGTGAAACCGTCGAATATAATGTTTTATGTTCATTCTGCGTTTCCGTTGACACCGTAGCGAAATCATTGTGTCCGTCCATTATTACTTTTGTATTTTGGCTTCATCGTGAGAAAAAGCTTCGGGTCGACAGTATTGAAGTCgttgaattaaattaagatCCTTATTATTAATGTTCGGTTCTCATGCTTGACTAATGACTCGTTTCATTCTTTATCAATGGCTTCAATCGTCGACGAGGATCTTTCTTTCTTGATGCTTGTATGTGTCGTCCAATGTGTTTGTACGCATCAGTGTGAATCTAAGCTTGTACAAACAAAGGAGACGCCAATTGTTGGATTGATTTGGTAATTGCAATTACACGACGACCATTCGTCGTTCAGTCTTCCAGCAGATATCCAAGCAGAAATAAATGATGAAGTTCTAACGATAACTAGTCGATCCAAGGAAGtgaacgaataaaaatttgtttaacgATGCCTGCAAATAAGACActttttaatttacatttgTATTCACTTTTTTGATAGAGTAACTCTTGATCTGTGTCCACGGGATGGGGATTCGATCCGTCCAGTATTTTCGTTGCACTGTAATTTATGTACATCActtgattaataaatatactCGGTTACTTATTGTACTCGTCTCTATGCGTACAGTATACTCGTTCCACCTGTAGTTCAGTGAGAAATATAAACCATCTATATTTTTTGGTAAACTCGTTCTGCGTTCGTCGATAGATTTAATGTCGTTTTGCTTGCTTAAAGTGTGCTTTTAGATGTGAGAGGGTTCAGTGTTTCTGTTCTTCAGAAGTAGCGGGGTAAGTTTATTTAAAcgtttcattatttgtatcaagtaattttaGTAATGACTGTAATCAACGTTGCTATGATTTGTATCTTatactaatttcaattttacagaTGAGCCCTCTGATGTTGCCATCTCTAACAGTAGCAACAAAGTATCACTTGCTGTCCAGACTGAAATTATTGAAGAACCACCAGCAACACCTAAAGTTAAAGAGAATGAGAAACCAAAGGCCAATGAATCAACAGAATTGGTTCAAGTTCATCCTCCACCAGCCAACGTGTCTGAGGAAATTGTTCCTGGAAGAACAACACCTCCACCACCACCCCCACCTCCACCTTTGGAGAGTCAGTCATCGGTTATTTCAACCATATCAACCAAATCATTGAAGAGTAATTCACCTCCCATCggtaaaaacaattattttatttcttatcaaGCCGTTTAATATTTGATGTGCTTTGTTTTTATAGGACTGCGCACTGAGAAACGGGTGCAGGAGGAGCTGAAACAGGTGTTAATGATATACCGGGAGAAGAAACGACACGACAAAGATGGTTTATCACCTAAGGTTTTTTTGGACCGATTT
Encoded here:
- the LOC114870919 gene encoding epidermal growth factor receptor kinase substrate 8-like protein 1 isoform X1: MPYYNSGHSPSTYNKDGGSSGPSSTSGGRVSSSEPTYMMEHLATFTVTKETGIVYPADGMRRLLQLEKSNGIWSQKMQLRLERNWVLIMDNETGAVMERFPASLIQEPTAFTSRDPMEMYNNILVFTVADDSGSGQRAEMHIFQCQSVSAQDLVEDLKMLQMGKLVPGGSPRGPRGRIPPPPTLPPPEPPLNGVNVREQVSAFNANNADGQNDISREENNDEVSSTSSEKYERDVTILNHCFDDIEKFIARLQHAAAASKELERRRRNRKSKKRNLGDGMLTMRAKPPPEMEFIDIFQKFKLSFNLLAKLKAHIHDPNAPELVHFLFTPLALIVDASHDTNYDPNLPSKVVSPLLTREAVNLLINCVTSKETELWHSLGDTWLIPRDQWKGHVPPYHPIFMDGWSPEYPIPEDRDHDHLASLLNADKQKRDELPEQQNDPYYNHREVDESHYSSDYLEYESREERGGNEYFERNYGPSSELYREERVVEQTRAHSDISVDSIERTPRAGGMERAQEAWLDDLLTRHAKIVQVTYPRTANNDKELTVVRGEYLEILDDSRKWWKARNSRGQVAHVPHTIVTPHNPSHSNDNDVFNNPLYTSRYPRQGHGYNYEDSEIERTSTSPGPEATHRTHAIPPPAPADWVRKERLGKKDEPSDVAISNSSNKVSLAVQTEIIEEPPATPKVKENEKPKANESTELVQVHPPPANVSEEIVPGRTTPPPPPPPPPLESQSSVISTISTKSLKSNSPPIGLRTEKRVQEELKQVLMIYREKKRHDKDGLSPKVFLDRFSSPREVQNWLTAKEFSEKTCKQLRDMTGSEVMELTRRQLEQYCGVAEGGKLFDDIELAKNESEKKSPRVSKLKQILEKARHKVEEH
- the LOC114870919 gene encoding epidermal growth factor receptor kinase substrate 8-like protein 1 isoform X2; protein product: MPYYNSGHSPSTYNKDGGSSGPSSTSGGRVSSSEPTYMMEHLATFTVTKETGIVYPADGMRRLLQLEKSNGIWSQKMQLRLERNWVLIMDNETGAVMERFPASLIQEPTAFTSRDPMEMYNNILVFTVADDSGSGQRAEMHIFQCQSVSAQDLVEDLKMLQMGKLVPGGSPRGPRGRIPPPPTLPPPEPPLNGVNVREQVSAFNANNADGQNDISREENNDEVSSTSSEKYERDVTILNHCFDDIEKFIARLQHAAAASKELERRRRNRKSKKRNLGDGMLTMRAKPPPEMEFIDIFQKFKLSFNLLAKLKAHIHDPNAPELVHFLFTPLALIVDASHDTNYDPNLPSKVVSPLLTREAVNLLINCVTSKETELWHSLGDTWLIPRDQWKGHVPPYHPIFMDGWSPEYPIPEDRDHDHLASLLNADKQKRDELPEQQNDPYYNHREVDESHYSSDYLEYESREERGGNEYFERNYGPSSELYREERVVEQTRAHSDISVDSIERTPRAGGMERAQEAWLDDLLTRHAKIVQVTYPRTANNDKELTVVRGEYLEILDDSRKWWKARNSRGQVAHVPHTIVTPHNPSHSNDNDVFNNPLYTSRYPRQGHGYNYEDSEIERTSTSPGPEATHRTHAIPPPAPADWVRKERLGKKDEPSDVAISNSSNKVSLAVQTEIIEEPPATPKVKENEKPKANESTELVQVHPPPANVSEEIVPGRTTPPPPPPPPPLESQSSVISTISTKSLKRLRTEKRVQEELKQVLMIYREKKRHDKDGLSPKVFLDRFSSPREVQNWLTAKEFSEKTCKQLRDMTGSEVMELTRRQLEQYCGVAEGGKLFDDIELAKNESEKKSPRVSKLKQILEKARHKVEEH